The proteins below are encoded in one region of Aphanothece sacrum FPU1:
- a CDS encoding photosystem I reaction center subunit VIII — MTGAYAASYLPWILIPAITWLMPLVVMGLLFIYIEQDA, encoded by the coding sequence ATGACTGGTGCTTATGCAGCGTCTTACTTACCTTGGATTTTGATTCCCGCCATCACCTGGTTAATGCCATTGGTTGTGATGGGACTTTTGTTTATCTACATTGAACAGGATGCTTAA